Proteins encoded together in one Amblyomma americanum isolate KBUSLIRL-KWMA chromosome 1, ASM5285725v1, whole genome shotgun sequence window:
- the LOC144107276 gene encoding uncharacterized protein LOC144107276 produces MSWDAHVSKVCLSLSRYIGIISRNKHILPAKTKLNLYYAFFYSYVSYCFLVWGQTTASNIQKLLVLQKRILRVIANVPYDAPTRPIYQQYRMIPVTRMFDYRFSLFYQKIIAEDDAFFSGIVTLTPHRTPYVTRQRMIYSLPRCRTNYGFSTLKYILPKYLNTPFYDTLHSMSVSAIRNVFSS; encoded by the coding sequence ATGTCGTGGGACGCCCACGTAAGCAAAGTGTGCCTATCCCTTTCCAGATATATTGGGATAATTTCGcggaataaacatattctacccGCCAAAACCAAGCTTAATCTGTACTATGCGTTCTTTTATTCTTATGTATCGTATTGCTTCCTTGTATGGGGACAAACCACAGCATCTAACATCCAGAAGCTTCTAGTACTGCAAAAAAGAATACTTCGCGTAATTGCTAATGTACCGTATGATGCTCCGACACGTCCTATCTACCAGCAATACAGAATGATACCCGTAACAAGAATGTTCGATTACAGGTTTTCATTGTTCTATCAAAAAATAATAGCCGAAGACGACGCATTTTTTTCCGGCATTGTGACACTTACACCACATCGGACACCGTATGTGACACGACAGCGTATGATCTATTCATTACCACGATGCAGAACAAACTATGGCTTTTCCACACTAAAATACATTCTTCCGAAATACTTGAACACGCCATTTTACGACACGTTACACAGCATGTCTGTCTCGGCTATTCGAAATGTGTTTTCAAGCTAG